One genomic region from Jiangella sp. DSM 45060 encodes:
- a CDS encoding ABC transporter substrate-binding protein, whose translation MKAGWTARATAAAVGALLLTGCFAGSSDDDTTGSTSGDGDTVSLRLAHGWTGEVPQARAFEPAVERFQEEHPEIDLTVETAAGNEIKTLVSSDMAAGREPDVFLHWGTRDTSPYVEDDRLADLTDYLDENPEIRDRYEDGAFDSVTWDGRVYGLPIGAYAQVLLINEAVMDAAGVEPPADEADVLRAVEELVAADVIPLAVNGTAERYLFELFLARELGADGLDGVATGDAATRDAIAAAAAKVMELRSAGAFPEGAETLQTLQALELYNSGAAAMFYNETWTIGNLAESVIETTTLSTYPGEDVRTLAGAGYYVYISADAWADENRREAALTLAEYLAGPEVNTDLVDISWYPSPMLADQLDVDTAALPPLVQDMLQTRTDAVASGEFADKLDEKLTAGAFESLTSLSERLFIGELTPEQFADELLAATAADPARL comes from the coding sequence ATGAAGGCTGGATGGACGGCGCGGGCCACGGCCGCCGCGGTGGGCGCCTTGCTGCTGACCGGCTGTTTCGCCGGCTCGTCGGACGACGACACCACCGGGAGCACGAGCGGTGACGGCGACACCGTCAGCCTGCGACTCGCACACGGGTGGACCGGCGAGGTGCCGCAGGCACGGGCGTTCGAGCCCGCCGTCGAGCGGTTCCAGGAGGAGCACCCGGAGATCGACCTCACCGTCGAGACCGCGGCCGGCAACGAGATCAAGACGCTGGTCTCGTCCGACATGGCGGCGGGTCGCGAGCCCGACGTGTTCCTGCACTGGGGGACCCGCGACACCTCGCCGTACGTCGAGGACGACCGGCTGGCCGACCTCACCGACTACCTGGACGAGAACCCGGAGATCCGCGACCGCTACGAGGACGGCGCGTTCGACTCCGTCACCTGGGACGGGCGCGTCTACGGGCTGCCCATCGGCGCGTACGCCCAGGTCCTGCTGATCAACGAGGCGGTCATGGACGCCGCCGGCGTGGAGCCGCCGGCCGACGAGGCCGACGTGCTGCGCGCCGTCGAGGAGCTCGTCGCCGCCGACGTCATCCCGCTGGCCGTCAACGGGACCGCCGAGCGGTACCTGTTCGAGCTGTTCCTGGCCCGTGAGCTGGGCGCCGACGGCCTCGACGGCGTCGCGACCGGCGACGCCGCCACCCGCGACGCGATCGCCGCGGCGGCGGCGAAGGTCATGGAGTTGCGCTCGGCCGGCGCGTTCCCGGAGGGCGCCGAGACGCTGCAGACCCTGCAGGCGCTGGAGCTGTACAACTCCGGCGCGGCCGCGATGTTCTACAACGAGACCTGGACGATCGGGAACCTCGCCGAGTCCGTCATCGAGACGACCACGCTGTCGACCTACCCGGGCGAGGACGTGCGCACCCTGGCCGGCGCCGGCTACTACGTGTACATCAGCGCCGACGCGTGGGCGGACGAGAACCGGCGCGAGGCCGCGCTGACGCTGGCCGAGTACCTGGCCGGGCCGGAGGTCAACACCGACCTCGTCGACATCTCCTGGTATCCGTCGCCGATGCTGGCCGACCAGCTCGACGTCGACACCGCCGCGCTGCCGCCGCTGGTGCAGGACATGCTGCAGACCCGCACCGACGCCGTCGCGTCCGGGGAGTTCGCCGACAAGCTGGACGAGAAGCTCACCGCCGGGGCGTTCGAGAGCCTGACGTCGCTGTCCGAGCGGTTGTTCATCGGCGAGCTCACGCCGGAGCAGTTCGCCGACGAGTTGCTCGCGGCGACCGCGGCCGACCCGGCGAGGCTCTGA
- a CDS encoding carbohydrate ABC transporter permease, with amino-acid sequence MAAPSASSAVTHADPAGRTPSGRAAGSAPAARGPVRPRRRSRLRRNRYRGRNLVVLAAFLLPAAALYGWLFVGAVGQTVLYSFYDWNAVSDPVPVGLDNFTRLVSDPVFGQALVNTLYMTALLVFVQLPGAFLLAWFLYRRVRGWRFLRTVYFLPVVISTAAVALLFGFLYEPNFGVLNALLERVGLDDLGRDWLGDPLTAMTAVSVPLLWKEVGLMMIILLAAMQGLPGEVLEAAEIDGVNGYQRLRHVVLPLLSRAIGLCLLLCITTAFKVFDFVLLMTGGGPGNRTEITGSYLYAQGFERFEYGYGSAVAVVITAVVVVVVSIPRLFRLVTGRRAA; translated from the coding sequence ATGGCGGCACCCTCGGCGTCCAGCGCCGTCACCCACGCGGACCCGGCCGGGCGTACACCGTCCGGCCGGGCCGCCGGTTCCGCGCCGGCGGCGCGCGGGCCGGTCCGGCCGCGGCGGCGCTCCCGGCTGCGGCGCAACCGGTACCGCGGCCGCAACCTCGTGGTGCTGGCGGCGTTCCTGCTGCCCGCGGCCGCGCTGTACGGCTGGCTGTTCGTCGGCGCGGTGGGCCAGACGGTCCTCTACAGCTTCTACGACTGGAACGCGGTCAGCGACCCGGTCCCCGTGGGCCTGGACAACTTCACCCGGCTGGTGTCGGACCCGGTGTTCGGGCAGGCGCTGGTCAACACGCTCTACATGACCGCGTTGCTGGTGTTCGTGCAGCTGCCCGGCGCGTTCCTGCTGGCCTGGTTCCTGTACCGGCGGGTCCGCGGCTGGCGGTTCCTGCGCACGGTGTACTTCCTTCCGGTCGTCATCTCGACCGCCGCGGTCGCGCTGCTGTTCGGCTTCCTCTACGAGCCCAACTTCGGCGTGCTCAACGCGCTGCTGGAGCGCGTCGGCCTGGACGACCTCGGCCGCGACTGGCTGGGCGACCCGCTGACCGCGATGACCGCCGTCTCCGTCCCGCTGTTGTGGAAGGAGGTCGGGCTGATGATGATCATCCTGCTGGCGGCCATGCAGGGGCTGCCCGGCGAGGTCCTCGAGGCGGCCGAGATCGACGGCGTCAACGGCTACCAGCGGCTGCGTCACGTCGTGCTGCCGCTGCTGTCGCGCGCCATCGGCCTGTGCTTGCTGCTGTGCATCACGACGGCGTTCAAGGTGTTCGACTTCGTGCTGCTGATGACCGGCGGCGGGCCCGGCAACCGGACCGAGATCACCGGTTCCTACCTGTACGCCCAGGGGTTCGAGCGGTTCGAGTACGGCTACGGCAGCGCGGTCGCGGTGGTCATCACGGCGGTCGTCGTGGTGGTCGTGAGCATCCCGCGGCTGTTCCGGCTGGTCACGGGGAGGAGGGCGGCATGA
- a CDS encoding carbohydrate ABC transporter permease: MTTAPTGARRRPLLAAARGSFVWGYAAITVFGFAFVAISAFKSNAEIFADPFALPESWGFANLTRAWTTAHIGDYFVNTALVAVVTTVLSTGLAATVAYTIVRMRFPGSSLVYLAFAIGVGVPLQALLVPTFIVMNNAGLLDSLTSLVLVYTAFALPKAVFLLAAFMKDVPAELEEAALIDGAGELTIFRRVVLPLCKPALATVAVLEFLGAWNEYVYASVLIRSPENRTISLGLASFSSEYASDYGLIAAGVLITVVPVVIVYVLLQRHVVAGLSTGALKG; encoded by the coding sequence ATGACGACGGCACCGACAGGGGCGCGGCGGCGGCCGCTGCTGGCGGCGGCCCGCGGGTCGTTCGTCTGGGGCTACGCGGCGATCACCGTGTTCGGGTTCGCGTTCGTGGCGATCTCGGCGTTCAAGTCCAACGCGGAGATCTTCGCCGACCCGTTCGCACTGCCGGAATCGTGGGGCTTCGCCAACCTGACCCGGGCCTGGACCACGGCGCACATCGGCGACTACTTCGTCAACACCGCGTTGGTGGCGGTCGTGACGACGGTGCTGAGCACGGGGCTGGCGGCCACGGTGGCGTACACGATCGTGCGGATGCGCTTCCCGGGGTCGTCGCTGGTGTATCTGGCGTTCGCGATCGGCGTCGGCGTCCCGCTGCAGGCACTGCTGGTGCCGACGTTCATCGTCATGAACAACGCCGGCCTGCTGGACAGCCTGACCTCGCTGGTCCTCGTCTACACCGCGTTCGCGCTGCCCAAGGCGGTGTTCCTGCTGGCCGCGTTCATGAAGGACGTGCCGGCGGAGCTCGAGGAGGCGGCCCTCATCGACGGCGCGGGCGAGCTGACCATCTTCCGCCGCGTGGTGCTGCCGCTGTGCAAGCCCGCGCTGGCGACGGTGGCGGTGCTGGAGTTCCTCGGCGCGTGGAACGAGTACGTGTACGCGAGCGTGCTGATCCGCAGCCCGGAGAACCGGACCATCTCCCTGGGCCTGGCCTCGTTCAGCTCCGAGTACGCCAGCGACTACGGCCTGATCGCCGCCGGTGTGCTGATCACCGTCGTCCCCGTCGTCATCGTCTACGTCCTGCTGCAACGGCACGTCGTCGCCGGGCTGTCCACCGGCGCACTGAAGGGGTGA
- a CDS encoding enolase C-terminal domain-like protein translates to MTARTIVDVRATAHTLPVDPPFRWRDGLPASGTTRDVTQLEIVADDGTVGVAVLPRGAIGVDLVERRIRPTLTGRDALLTEDCWAALHEADRVEHFPPYALGPVDVALWDLKAKAAGLPLYALLGGARTRIPAYASTVTYDDVDTYLAVADECLGAGFTAIKLHAWGDVARDAELARRLRRHVGDDVDLMYDGSGAFDLRDAVRLGHVLTDLGFGWYEEPMREWALGPYVRLREAVGVPILGPETTPGVHHAVADWIAAGAVDLVRTGVHYKDGVTGALRIAHLADAHGLRAEVHGGGAANLHLACAIPNTTYYEVIVAGRPARPRFPVTADGYAEAPQGPGTGESAL, encoded by the coding sequence ATGACCGCACGGACCATCGTCGACGTCCGGGCCACCGCGCACACGCTGCCGGTCGACCCGCCGTTCCGATGGCGCGACGGCCTGCCGGCGTCGGGGACGACCCGCGACGTGACGCAGCTGGAGATCGTCGCCGACGACGGCACCGTCGGCGTGGCGGTGCTGCCGCGCGGCGCCATCGGCGTCGACCTCGTCGAACGGCGCATCCGGCCCACGCTGACCGGCCGCGACGCGCTGCTCACCGAGGACTGCTGGGCGGCGCTGCACGAGGCCGACCGCGTCGAGCACTTCCCGCCGTACGCGCTCGGCCCGGTCGACGTCGCGCTCTGGGACCTCAAGGCGAAGGCGGCCGGGCTGCCGCTGTACGCACTGCTCGGCGGCGCCCGCACCCGCATCCCGGCGTACGCGAGCACCGTCACGTACGACGACGTCGACACCTACCTCGCCGTCGCGGACGAGTGCCTGGGCGCCGGCTTCACCGCGATCAAGTTGCACGCCTGGGGCGACGTCGCACGCGACGCGGAGCTGGCCCGGCGGCTGCGCCGGCACGTCGGCGACGACGTCGACCTCATGTACGACGGGTCGGGCGCGTTCGACCTGCGCGACGCGGTCCGGCTCGGGCACGTCCTCACCGACCTCGGGTTCGGCTGGTACGAGGAGCCGATGCGCGAGTGGGCGCTGGGCCCGTACGTGCGGCTGCGCGAGGCCGTGGGCGTGCCGATCCTCGGGCCCGAGACGACGCCCGGCGTGCACCACGCCGTCGCCGACTGGATCGCCGCCGGCGCCGTCGACCTCGTCCGCACCGGCGTGCACTACAAGGACGGCGTCACCGGCGCGCTGCGCATCGCCCACCTCGCCGACGCGCACGGCCTGCGCGCCGAGGTGCACGGCGGGGGCGCGGCGAACCTGCACCTGGCCTGCGCCATTCCGAACACGACGTACTACGAGGTGATCGTCGCCGGGCGGCCGGCCCGGCCGCGGTTCCCGGTGACGGCCGACGGGTACGCCGAGGCGCCGCAGGGGCCGGGGACGGGGGAGAGCGCGCTGTGA
- a CDS encoding SDR family NAD(P)-dependent oxidoreductase has translation MSRGAVLLTGATGLVGDALAERLRADGWRVVGVGLDAGGPDDVVADLADDADLARVERLVGEVPELRAVVTNAGVTGPRRRPQDVTVADWDAAQAINVRPVLALSLAAARRWIAAGEAGAVVTVSSPGATRAHLHRAVYDATKGAVEALTRALAVDLGEHGIRVNAVVPAAVGGDHPDLPLGRGAAPEDVAAAVAFLVSDEARSTTGHCLAVDGGLLAQARSRGVAMRADR, from the coding sequence GTGAGCCGGGGAGCGGTGCTGCTGACGGGTGCGACCGGACTGGTCGGCGACGCGCTGGCCGAGCGGCTGCGCGCCGACGGCTGGCGGGTCGTGGGGGTCGGGCTGGACGCGGGCGGGCCGGACGACGTGGTGGCCGACCTGGCCGACGACGCCGATCTCGCGCGAGTCGAGCGGCTGGTCGGTGAGGTGCCGGAGTTGCGCGCCGTCGTCACCAACGCGGGCGTCACCGGGCCGCGCCGCCGTCCGCAGGACGTCACCGTCGCCGACTGGGACGCCGCGCAGGCGATCAACGTGCGGCCGGTGCTGGCGCTGTCGCTGGCGGCCGCCCGCCGGTGGATCGCCGCGGGCGAGGCGGGCGCCGTCGTCACCGTCTCGTCGCCCGGCGCCACGCGCGCCCACCTGCACCGGGCCGTGTACGACGCGACGAAGGGCGCGGTCGAGGCGTTGACCCGCGCACTGGCGGTCGACCTGGGGGAGCACGGGATCCGGGTGAACGCCGTCGTGCCGGCGGCCGTCGGCGGCGACCACCCCGACCTGCCGCTGGGCCGCGGCGCCGCGCCGGAGGACGTCGCCGCCGCGGTCGCCTTCCTGGTCTCGGACGAGGCGCGGTCGACCACCGGGCACTGCCTGGCCGTCGACGGCGGGCTGCTGGCGCAGGCGCGCAGCCGCGGCGTCGCGATGCGGGCGGACCGATGA
- a CDS encoding enolase C-terminal domain-like protein, translating into MSGDSTVRAVRLTPVAFAEPPLRNSAGVHGPAVSRLVIEVETAAGAVGLGETFGDPAVLAAARSAAERLPGVDVFDLAALGRVVGVDPLVDGQPDITGPAEVREPGTFAGTTRVKAYSAFEVAFLDAQGRLLGRPVHQLLGGRVRAEVDFCGYLFFKFGAHPGEPVDDWGEVLDPAAMAGLARRFVGEYGFGALKLKGGVLEPALEVETLRLLAAEFPGVALRIDPNAAWTVPTSVGVAESAAGLLEYLEDPTAGLTGMAEVAAATPTPLATNMVVTSFRQIRRCVELGSAGIVLADHHFWGGLRATQQLGAVAASLGLRLSMHSNSHLGISLAAMVQAAAVLPGLAYSCDTHHPWTVEDVVDAPVIKEGRVTVGDAPGLGVTLDRDRLARMHERWVRHGRGPRDDVAAMRRHVPGWADRRPRW; encoded by the coding sequence ATGAGCGGCGACAGCACGGTCCGGGCGGTGCGGCTGACCCCGGTCGCGTTCGCCGAGCCGCCGCTGCGCAACTCCGCGGGCGTGCACGGCCCGGCCGTGTCACGGCTGGTCATCGAGGTCGAGACGGCGGCCGGCGCGGTCGGCCTGGGCGAGACGTTCGGCGACCCGGCGGTCCTTGCGGCCGCGCGCTCGGCGGCGGAGCGGCTGCCGGGGGTGGACGTGTTCGACCTCGCCGCGCTGGGGCGCGTGGTGGGCGTCGACCCGCTGGTCGACGGCCAGCCGGACATCACCGGACCGGCCGAGGTGCGCGAGCCGGGCACCTTCGCCGGGACCACGCGGGTGAAGGCGTACTCGGCGTTCGAGGTGGCGTTCCTCGACGCGCAGGGGCGGCTGCTCGGGCGGCCGGTGCACCAGCTGCTCGGCGGCCGGGTCCGCGCCGAGGTCGACTTCTGCGGGTACCTGTTCTTCAAGTTCGGCGCGCATCCGGGCGAGCCCGTCGACGACTGGGGCGAGGTCCTCGATCCCGCCGCGATGGCCGGGCTGGCCCGGCGGTTCGTCGGCGAGTACGGCTTCGGCGCGCTCAAGCTGAAGGGCGGCGTGCTGGAGCCCGCGCTCGAGGTCGAGACGCTGCGGCTGCTGGCCGCGGAGTTCCCCGGCGTCGCGCTGCGGATCGACCCGAACGCCGCCTGGACCGTCCCCACCAGTGTCGGCGTCGCCGAGTCGGCGGCCGGGCTGCTGGAGTACCTGGAGGACCCCACCGCCGGGCTGACCGGCATGGCCGAGGTCGCCGCGGCCACGCCGACGCCGCTGGCCACCAACATGGTCGTGACGTCGTTCCGGCAGATCCGCCGCTGTGTCGAGCTGGGCAGCGCCGGAATCGTCCTGGCCGACCATCATTTCTGGGGCGGGCTGCGGGCCACCCAGCAGCTCGGCGCCGTCGCCGCGTCGCTCGGACTGCGGCTGTCGATGCACTCCAACTCCCACCTCGGCATCAGCCTGGCCGCCATGGTGCAGGCGGCCGCCGTGCTGCCCGGGCTGGCCTACTCGTGCGACACCCACCACCCGTGGACGGTCGAGGACGTCGTCGACGCGCCGGTCATCAAGGAGGGCCGCGTCACCGTCGGCGATGCTCCCGGCCTCGGCGTCACCCTGGACCGCGACCGGCTGGCCCGGATGCACGAGCGCTGGGTCCGCCACGGTCGGGGCCCGCGCGACGACGTCGCGGCGATGCGCCGGCACGTGCCCGGCTGGGCGGACCGGAGGCCGCGATGGTGA
- a CDS encoding LysR substrate-binding domain-containing protein, producing the protein MPDESWNGRVELRQLRYFVAVAEELHFGRAAARLQLAQPALSQSIIGLERAIGVQLLRRTTRTVELTAAGRVFLDECRRALLQVGAAVQSAQRAERGEAGLLRIGYVVSASYEILPPILVAFRRRHPGVGLQLMSRSATEQVAMVLDEALTVGFVREFQETDELDSELLVDEPLVAVLPADHPAAQRAKARLASLADDSLLMFDRDRAPGMYDKIVSSCVDAGFTPRIVQQSSDVQSVLGLVAGGMGVTVVPASFRHLSIDGLVYRPLSGTGTRIGLYAVWRKDGRTSVLDGFLDVAREHAGQVRGRR; encoded by the coding sequence GTGCCCGACGAGTCGTGGAACGGACGGGTCGAGCTGCGGCAGCTGCGCTATTTCGTGGCGGTCGCCGAAGAGCTCCACTTCGGCCGCGCGGCTGCCCGGCTGCAACTCGCGCAGCCCGCGCTCAGCCAGTCCATCATCGGCCTCGAACGCGCCATCGGCGTGCAGCTGCTGCGCCGCACCACGCGCACGGTCGAGCTGACCGCCGCCGGGCGGGTGTTCCTCGACGAGTGCCGCCGGGCGTTGCTGCAGGTCGGCGCCGCCGTCCAGAGCGCTCAGCGGGCCGAGCGCGGCGAGGCGGGGCTGCTGCGCATCGGCTACGTCGTCTCGGCGAGCTACGAGATCCTGCCGCCGATCCTGGTGGCGTTCCGGCGCCGGCACCCCGGCGTCGGCCTGCAGCTCATGAGCCGCAGCGCGACGGAGCAGGTCGCCATGGTGCTCGACGAGGCGTTGACGGTCGGGTTCGTCCGCGAGTTCCAGGAGACCGACGAGCTGGACAGCGAGCTCCTGGTGGACGAGCCGCTGGTCGCCGTCCTGCCCGCCGACCACCCCGCCGCGCAGCGAGCCAAGGCCCGGCTCGCGTCGCTGGCGGACGACTCACTGCTGATGTTCGACCGCGACCGCGCTCCCGGCATGTACGACAAGATCGTCTCCAGCTGTGTCGACGCCGGGTTCACGCCGCGCATCGTTCAGCAGTCGTCGGACGTGCAGAGCGTGCTCGGCCTGGTGGCCGGCGGCATGGGTGTCACCGTCGTGCCGGCGTCGTTCCGGCACCTGTCCATCGACGGTCTCGTCTACCGGCCGCTGTCCGGCACCGGCACCCGGATCGGGCTGTACGCCGTCTGGCGGAAGGACGGACGCACCAGCGTGCTCGACGGTTTCCTGGACGTCGCCCGCGAGCACGCCGGTCAGGTGCGGGGCCGGCGATGA
- a CDS encoding aldo/keto reductase → MTAVELPSLGFGGASIGNLSTEVSDADAAATVAAAWEAGIRYFDTAPHYGLGLSERRLGSALSSYERDSYLVSTKAGRLLRPVDGAEPGVDRGFRVPATHERVWDLSGDGIRRSLDESLVRLGLDRVDVLYLHDPEQRLPEALSTALPALVSLREEGVVRAIGVGSMDLPALSVLVATGALDVVMMAGQYSLLAQPAAASFLPECAGRGVDVVAASVFGSGLLASPSPGADATFRYAPAPAALLERARVLAGLCARHGVTLPAVALQYVLRHPAVRCAVVGMQRPDEAAANVRAAAQAVPLELWSELAAAGVSVPAF, encoded by the coding sequence ATGACGGCGGTGGAGCTGCCGTCACTGGGTTTCGGCGGCGCGTCCATCGGCAACCTCAGCACCGAGGTGAGCGACGCCGACGCCGCCGCCACGGTGGCGGCCGCGTGGGAGGCCGGGATCCGGTACTTCGACACGGCGCCGCACTACGGTCTGGGGCTGTCGGAACGGCGCCTGGGCTCGGCACTGTCGTCGTACGAGCGCGACTCCTACCTCGTCTCCACCAAGGCCGGCCGGCTGCTGCGGCCCGTGGACGGCGCGGAGCCGGGCGTCGACCGCGGGTTCCGTGTGCCGGCCACCCACGAGCGGGTCTGGGACCTCAGTGGCGACGGCATCAGGCGCAGCCTCGACGAGAGCCTGGTTCGCCTGGGCCTGGACCGGGTCGACGTCCTCTACCTGCACGACCCCGAGCAACGGCTGCCGGAGGCGCTGTCGACCGCCCTGCCCGCGCTGGTGTCGTTGCGGGAGGAGGGCGTCGTGCGGGCGATCGGCGTCGGCTCGATGGACCTGCCGGCGCTGTCGGTGCTGGTCGCCACCGGCGCCCTGGACGTCGTCATGATGGCCGGGCAGTACTCGCTGCTCGCCCAGCCCGCCGCGGCGTCCTTCCTGCCCGAGTGCGCCGGGCGCGGCGTGGACGTGGTGGCGGCGAGCGTGTTCGGTTCGGGTCTGCTGGCGTCGCCGTCGCCCGGCGCCGACGCGACCTTCCGGTACGCGCCGGCGCCGGCAGCGCTGCTGGAACGGGCCCGGGTCCTGGCCGGGCTGTGCGCTCGCCACGGCGTCACCCTGCCGGCGGTGGCCCTGCAGTACGTCCTGCGGCATCCAGCCGTCCGGTGCGCCGTCGTCGGCATGCAGCGGCCGGACGAGGCGGCCGCCAATGTCCGCGCGGCCGCACAGGCGGTACCGCTGGAGCTGTGGTCCGAGCTCGCGGCCGCCGGCGTCTCCGTCCCGGCGTTCTGA
- a CDS encoding LacI family DNA-binding transcriptional regulator gives MTQNDSAAARDQRRRVTLHDVATAAGLSITTVSRALAGYDDVAEATRLRVAQLAQRLGYRPSLRARHLAMGRQASLRCAVVSLGLPAARFHGSAYGPTLTGILSGAAAQGMDVQLAAMESKDPSAELAGFVAEDRADGLLIVAPAALGARDLEPLERAGTPYVLVNRHLGHEPDAFAVNCVTPDWVAGTRDAVRRLHRLGHRRMAAVFPRGSAPTSTALDHEQGWHDAVAELGLDPADAPIVRAAGPLTDTAGGDLARQLLTHGLPVSGQPPTAILAYNDHVAHSVLDAARELGVPVPERLTVIGFDNSISRFLWPAVCSYDPHFHTTGERAALLLAGLLHGRSAGDDPARVMIPLDHHCRASCAPAPR, from the coding sequence GTGACACAGAACGACAGCGCCGCGGCACGCGACCAGCGGCGCCGCGTCACCCTCCACGACGTCGCCACGGCCGCCGGGCTCAGCATCACCACCGTCTCGCGCGCCCTGGCCGGCTACGACGACGTCGCCGAGGCCACCCGGCTGCGGGTCGCCCAGCTCGCCCAGCGCCTGGGCTACCGTCCCAGTCTGCGCGCCCGCCACCTCGCCATGGGCCGCCAGGCGAGCCTGCGCTGCGCGGTGGTCAGCCTCGGCCTGCCCGCGGCTCGCTTCCACGGCTCGGCCTACGGCCCGACGCTGACCGGCATCCTGTCCGGCGCGGCGGCGCAGGGCATGGACGTCCAGCTCGCCGCCATGGAGTCGAAGGATCCGTCGGCAGAGCTGGCCGGCTTCGTGGCCGAGGACCGCGCCGACGGTCTGCTCATCGTCGCGCCGGCCGCGCTGGGTGCGCGCGACCTCGAGCCGCTGGAACGGGCCGGCACGCCCTACGTCCTGGTCAACCGTCATCTGGGGCACGAGCCGGACGCGTTCGCGGTGAACTGCGTGACCCCGGACTGGGTGGCCGGCACCCGCGACGCCGTCCGCCGTCTGCACCGCCTCGGCCATCGCCGGATGGCCGCGGTCTTCCCTCGCGGCTCCGCCCCGACCTCGACGGCGCTCGACCACGAGCAGGGCTGGCACGATGCCGTCGCCGAACTCGGCCTCGACCCCGCCGACGCGCCGATCGTGCGCGCGGCCGGACCCCTGACCGACACCGCCGGCGGCGACCTCGCCCGGCAGCTGCTCACGCACGGCCTGCCCGTGTCGGGCCAGCCGCCCACGGCGATCCTCGCCTACAACGACCACGTCGCGCACAGCGTGCTCGACGCCGCCCGCGAGCTGGGCGTCCCGGTGCCCGAGCGACTCACGGTGATCGGGTTCGACAACTCGATCAGCAGGTTCCTGTGGCCGGCCGTGTGCAGCTACGACCCGCACTTCCACACCACCGGCGAACGGGCCGCCCTCCTCTTGGCCGGCCTCCTGCACGGGCGGTCAGCCGGTGACGATCCGGCGCGGGTGATGATCCCACTCGACCACCACTGCCGCGCCAGCTGCGCCCCAGCGCCACGCTGA